The following are encoded in a window of Vigna unguiculata cultivar IT97K-499-35 chromosome 8, ASM411807v1, whole genome shotgun sequence genomic DNA:
- the LOC114195282 gene encoding GDSL esterase/lipase At5g37690 isoform X2, with amino-acid sequence MQYCYKNYDSVLYVKQKVKKNKYVNVKAGFCCLYHLYGSNCSSSYSCNIHICGGQATGRFCNGRTIGDFISAKLGIPSPPPYLSVTQNVDTLLKGVNYASGGAGILNDTGLYFIQRLSFDDQIKNFKKTKEVITANIREVAANKHFNEATFFIGIGSNDYVNNFLQPFLPDGQQYTHEEFTELLISTLDQQLQSLYQLGARKIVFHGLGPLGCIPSQRVKSKSGQCLKRVNEWILQFNSNVQKLINRLNHRLPNAKFIFADTYPLVLDLINNPSTYGFKVSNTSCCNVDTSIGGLCLPNSKVCRNRHEFVFWDAFHPSDAANAVLAEKFFSLLFTSFKSAAPTAAPTPSPTP; translated from the exons ATGCAATACTGCTATAAAAACTATGACTCAGTTCTATATGTTAAGCAGaaggttaaaaaaaacaaatatgtcaATGTCAAGGCTGGTTTTTGCTGCTTGTATCATCTCTATGGCAGCAATTGCTCTAGCAGCTACTCCTGTAACATACATATTTG TGGTGGTCAAGCTACTGGAAGATTCTGCAATGGGAGGACTATTGGTGATTTCATAT CTGCAAAACTTGGAATTCCATCACCACCACCTTATCTATCGGTGACTCAAAATGTTGATACCTTACTCAAAGGAGTAAACTATGCATCTGGTGGGGCAGGAATTCTGAATGATACAGGACTTTACTTT ATTCAGAGGTTATCTTTCGATGATCAAATCAAAAActtcaagaaaacaaaagaagtaATCACAGCAAACATAAGAGAGGTGGCTGCCAACAAGCACTTCAATGAGGCCACATTCTTCATTGGAATTG GCAGCAATGATTACGTCAACAATTTCTTGCAACCCTTCTTGCCAGATGGCCAACAATACACTCATGAAGAGTTCACAGAGCTCTTAATCTCAACCTTAGATCAACAACTTCAG AGTCTTTATCAACTGGGAGCACGAAAAATAGTCTTCCATGGCTTAGGTCCACTCGGTTGTATTCCATCACAGAGGGTCAAATCCAAAAGTGGCCAATGTCTAAAGCGAGTCAATGAATGGATTCTGCAATTCAACTCAAATGTACAGAAGCTAATCAACAGACTTAATCATCGTCTTCCAAATGCAAAGTTCATTTTCGCAGATACATACCCGTTAGTTCTTGATTTGATCAATAATCCCTCCACTTACG GTTTTAAGGTTTCAAACACGTCATGTTGCAACGTAGACACGAGTATTGGAGGTTTGTGCTTGCCAAACTCAAAAGTCTGCAGAAACCGCCATGAGTTTGTGTTTTGGGATGCCTTCCATCCTTCAGATGCAGCCAATGCTGTTCTTGCAGAAAAGTTTTTCTCCCTTCTCTTCACATCATTTAAGTCTGCAGCACCAACTGCAGCACCAACCCCTTCTCCGACACCATAA
- the LOC114195282 gene encoding GDSL esterase/lipase At5g37690 isoform X1: protein MSMSRLVFAACIISMAAIALAATPVTYIFGDSLTDVGNNNFLQYSLAKSNYPWYGIDYSGGQATGRFCNGRTIGDFISAKLGIPSPPPYLSVTQNVDTLLKGVNYASGGAGILNDTGLYFIQRLSFDDQIKNFKKTKEVITANIREVAANKHFNEATFFIGIGSNDYVNNFLQPFLPDGQQYTHEEFTELLISTLDQQLQSLYQLGARKIVFHGLGPLGCIPSQRVKSKSGQCLKRVNEWILQFNSNVQKLINRLNHRLPNAKFIFADTYPLVLDLINNPSTYGFKVSNTSCCNVDTSIGGLCLPNSKVCRNRHEFVFWDAFHPSDAANAVLAEKFFSLLFTSFKSAAPTAAPTPSPTP from the exons atgtcaATGTCAAGGCTGGTTTTTGCTGCTTGTATCATCTCTATGGCAGCAATTGCTCTAGCAGCTACTCCTGTAACATACATATTTGGTGACTCCTTGACAGATGTTGGTAACAATAATTTTCTGCAATATTCTTTAGCCAAATCTAATTATCCTTGGTATGGAATTGATTATAGTGGTGGTCAAGCTACTGGAAGATTCTGCAATGGGAGGACTATTGGTGATTTCATAT CTGCAAAACTTGGAATTCCATCACCACCACCTTATCTATCGGTGACTCAAAATGTTGATACCTTACTCAAAGGAGTAAACTATGCATCTGGTGGGGCAGGAATTCTGAATGATACAGGACTTTACTTT ATTCAGAGGTTATCTTTCGATGATCAAATCAAAAActtcaagaaaacaaaagaagtaATCACAGCAAACATAAGAGAGGTGGCTGCCAACAAGCACTTCAATGAGGCCACATTCTTCATTGGAATTG GCAGCAATGATTACGTCAACAATTTCTTGCAACCCTTCTTGCCAGATGGCCAACAATACACTCATGAAGAGTTCACAGAGCTCTTAATCTCAACCTTAGATCAACAACTTCAG AGTCTTTATCAACTGGGAGCACGAAAAATAGTCTTCCATGGCTTAGGTCCACTCGGTTGTATTCCATCACAGAGGGTCAAATCCAAAAGTGGCCAATGTCTAAAGCGAGTCAATGAATGGATTCTGCAATTCAACTCAAATGTACAGAAGCTAATCAACAGACTTAATCATCGTCTTCCAAATGCAAAGTTCATTTTCGCAGATACATACCCGTTAGTTCTTGATTTGATCAATAATCCCTCCACTTACG GTTTTAAGGTTTCAAACACGTCATGTTGCAACGTAGACACGAGTATTGGAGGTTTGTGCTTGCCAAACTCAAAAGTCTGCAGAAACCGCCATGAGTTTGTGTTTTGGGATGCCTTCCATCCTTCAGATGCAGCCAATGCTGTTCTTGCAGAAAAGTTTTTCTCCCTTCTCTTCACATCATTTAAGTCTGCAGCACCAACTGCAGCACCAACCCCTTCTCCGACACCATAA
- the LOC114195105 gene encoding sporozoite surface protein 2-like: protein MAHGHTFVLHLLGIERHRGPDDPDELDDLNEPNDLDKHDDPNDELKNPNRPDDPNETDDPDDPNEPDDPDDPNESDDPDEYEDLDGNDDPDEADDPDRHNDSDEADEPDELDDTDGLDDLKEPHDTDEFDDLEDPDGHDDTDGPDDEDGSDKPDMPDNTNGLDDPDGYNDRVGPGDPDDLDKLNNSDNPTNTNRSNQTSPTTWTTGRPGRTQRPGRVM, encoded by the exons ATGGCGCACGGGCACACATTTGTGTTGCATTTACT AGGCATCGAGAGGCATCGAGGGCCTGACGATCCGGACGAGCTTGACGACTTGAACGAGCCTAATGACTTGGATAAGCACGATGATCCAAACGATGAGCTCAAAAACCCGAACAGACCGGACGACCCGAACGAGACCGATGATCCGGACGATCCGAATGAGCCCGATGATCCGGACGACCCGAACGAGTCCGATGATCCGGACGAGTACGAAGATCTGGACGGGaacgacgacccggacgaggcCGATGATCCAGACAGGCACAATGACTCTGACGAGGCCGACGAGCCGGACGAGCTAGACGACacagacgggctcgacgacctgAAAGAGCCCCACGATACGGACGAGTTTGACGACCTAGAAGATCCAGACGGGCATGACGACACGGACGGACCCGACGATGAGGACGGTTCAGACAAACCAGACATGCCAGATAACACAAACGGGCTCGATGATCCAGACGGGTACAATGACCGGGTCGGGCCCGGCGACCCAGACGACCTAGACAAACTCAACAACTCGGACAACCCGACCAACACAAATCGGTCGAACCAGACAAGCCCGACAACATGGACGACTGGTCGACCCGGACGGACCCAACGACCTGGACGGGTGATGTGA